A single region of the Brassica rapa cultivar Chiifu-401-42 chromosome A03, CAAS_Brap_v3.01, whole genome shotgun sequence genome encodes:
- the LOC103862473 gene encoding salicylate carboxymethyltransferase-like: protein MDKRDLGREFHMTGGVGKTSYARNSSLQKKASDEAKHITLETLQQLYKETKPKSLVIADLGCSSGPNTLSTIRDIIKAVIYAHRREIPSQLLPELNFFLNDLPGNDFNSIFKTLPDFHIELKRDTNDDESPSVFIAAYPGSFYGRLFPEKTVHFIYASYSLHWLSKVPPTLYDDQGKSINKGCVNICSSSPEAVSNAYYSQFKEDFSIFLQFRSKEVVTGGRMVLIVLGREGPDHVDRGNSFFWELLARSLAYLVAQGETEEEKLDSYEMHFYAPSAAEIEDEVNKEGSFELVKLEMLEVDKEKGNEDGISYGKAAAKTVRAVQESMLSLHFGEDILDKLFDRYGRMVDEELAKEDIRPITFVVVLRRKL from the exons ATGGATAAGAGGGATCTAGGAAGAGAGTTTCACATGACAGGAGGAGTTGGGAAAACTAGTTATGCAAGAAACTCTTCCTTACAG AAGAAAGCATCTGATGAGGCCAAACACATCACACTAGAGACACTCCAACAGCTCTACAAAGAGACAAAACCCAAGAGTTTAGTAATAGCTGACCTGGGATGTTCTTCAGGACCAAACACTCTCTCCACCATTAGAGACATCATCAAAGCCGTCATATATGCTCACCGCCGCGAGATCCCAAGCCAGCTCTTACCAGAACTCAACTTCTTCCTTAACGATCTCCCAGGGAATGACTTCAACTCCATATTCAAGACCTTGCCTGACTTTCACATAGAGCTCAAGAGAGATACCAACGATGATGAATCCCCTTCAGTTTTCATTGCAGCCTACCCTGGATCATTCTATGGAAGGCTCTTCCCTGAAAAGACCGTCCACTTTATTTATGCCTCTTACAGCTTACACTGGCTCTCCAAG GTTCCTCCAACTTTGTATGATGATCAAGGCAAGTCCATAAACAAAGGATGTGTTAACATCTGCTCCTCGAGCCCTGAAGCTGTTTCCAACGCTTACTACAGTCAATTCAAGGAAGATTTCTCCATCTTTCTCCAGTTTAGATCAAAAGAGGTGGTTACTGGAGGTCGAATGGTGCTCATAGTACTTGGAAGAGAAGGTCCAGATCATGTTGATAGAGGAAACTCTTTCTTCTGGGAACTTCTCGCAAGATCCTTAGCATATCTTGTTGCAcag GGAGAAACTGAGGAAGAGAAGCTCGATTCTTACGAGATGCACTTTTACGCTCCGAGTGCTGCTGAGATAGAAGATGAAGTGAACAAAGAAGGGTCTTTTGAATTAGTGAAGTTAGAGATGTTGGAAGTGGACAAGGAGAAAGGCAACGAGGATGGTATCAGTTACGGTAAGGCGGCTGCGAAGACGGTAAGAGCGGTTCAAGAGTCAATGCTTTCACTACACTTCGGGGAAGACATTCTTGACAAGCTGTTTGATAGATATGGTAGAATGGTTGACGAGGAGTTGGCTAAGGAAGACATAAGACCCATCACATTTGTTGTTGTCCTAAGAAGGAAGCTCTGA
- the LOC103862474 gene encoding uncharacterized protein LOC103862474, which translates to MQMLRSFSTRTRSRRGGYERVSDDSTFSLLGAKLRRSSSVPYYAPSIKLGAGGVPTILEELPRQKSKKVKPTSKFSHPIFSFLYGKKKKSTTRKPEFSRYLEYLKEGGMWDARTNTPVIYFK; encoded by the coding sequence ATGCAAATGCTAAGAAGCTTTAGCACGAGGACAAGAAGCCGTCGTGGAGGGTACGAGCGAGTAAGTGATGATTCAACTTTCAGTTTACTCGGAGCAAAGCTAAGAAGATCCTCGAGTGTTCCTTACTATGCTCCATCTATAAAGCTTGGTGCTGGTGGTGTTCCGACCATTCTTGAGGAGCTTCCTCGTCAGAAATCCAAGAAAGTCAAACCAACAAGCAAGTTTAGCCACCCGATCTTTAGCTTTTTATatggaaagaagaagaagtctacAACTAGGAAGCCTGAGTTTTCTAGGTATCTTGAGTATTTGAAGGAAGGTGGTATGTGGGATGCGAGAACTAACACGCCTGTTATTTATTTCAAGTAG
- the LOC103862477 gene encoding transcription factor BEE 2 gives MDLTGLKWLQQHQQMVSPEFLQILGSDGREELRRVESYLGNNLDELQNFRPGYDTIDGCISRTSSFQMEPVKSNEENRVVALQNKRKPDGKRETREKKKKIKAEDETESSMKGNSNMSNTETSSDVLKQDYIHVRARRGEATDRHSLAERARREKISKKMKCLQDIVPGCNKVTGKAGMLDEIINYVQSLQQQVEFLSMKLSFLNPQLEFHINELSSMMADPRSFPLHRQGSLDYSVLNSNQTTSLNALKMETSSIWDVHSQCLYNNLRTDSVSSFFSLK, from the exons ATGGACTTGACTGGACTTAAATGGCTGCAACAACACCAACAAATGGTTTCACCTGAGTTTCTTCAGATACTTGGCTCAGATGGTAGAGAAGAGCTCAGAAGGGTTGAGAGTTACTTGGGAAACAATCTTGATGAGTTGCAGAATTTCAGACCGGGTTATGATACTATTGATGGCTGCATCTCCAGGACAAGTAGCTTCCAGATGGAACCAGTGAAAAGcaatgaagaaaacagagtcgTTGCCTTGCAGAACAAGAGAAAACCTGAC GGTAagagagaaacaagagagaagaagaagaagatcaaagcAGAGGATGAAACAGAGTCAAGCATGAAAGGAAACTCAAACATGAGCAACACAGAGACATCCTCAGACGTTCTGAAACAAGATTACATCCATGTGAGAGCTAGAAGAGGTGAAGCCACTGACAGACATAGCTTAGCAGAAAGG GCAAGGAGAGAAAAGATAAGCAAGAAGATGAAATGTCTTCAAGACATTGTTCCTGGATGCAACAAAGTAACTGGTAAAGCCGGTATGCTTGATGAGATCATCAACTACGTCCAATCTCTGCAGCAACAAGTCGAGTTCTTGTCCATGAAACTCTCCTTCTTGAATCCACAGCTTGAGTTTCATATCAATGAATTGTCATCCATGATGGCGGATCCAAGGTCTTTTCCATTACACCGGCAAGGATCTCTAGATTACTCAGTCTTAAACTCAAACCAAACCACATCTCTCAACGCTCTT AAAATGGAGACATCTTCAATCTGGGATGTTCACTCACAGTGTCTTTACAACAACTTGAGAACCGATTCAGTTTCCAGTTTCTTCAGCCTCAAGTAA
- the LOC103862476 gene encoding U-box domain-containing protein 5 isoform X2 gives MGIDITTRIEKLPHSFKMHSSMCLELKNLVDSIMSIFPDIEDARPGSSSGIQTLCLLNKALEKAKLLLQYCSESSKLYMAVTGDGILSRGCRAKKLLEQSLSDIRSMITQIVQDLRSTVLSLEPSEEEAGKAVRELMQLGTSSPDEIRDFHYAAVKLHLSTPEAIVIERRSLKSLLVKLGDKRQVLKYLLCLLKKHEEIILRDNSFTQLQSVDDLVCASAVEAGCTDFNSSFSTESGTEVTDSTHREVEIGSLSSLLKMAESGADHLQEDAMNTLKSLSSSNEICLEMVSLGFVKKLTSFLQQSVFSKQSIIILRNLCNTEKGRVCITETPGCLASIAELLDSDVTEEQENTISILLLLCVEKIEYCSLVVREGVDIYSSLFLISNNGTEEAKVGASELLRALEEVDSNSPPEGATTSQAVITPVKHQEPMLTTPSLKKSGLFGLRFPFSSRRNVC, from the exons ATGGGAATTGACATCACTACCCGGATAGAGAAGTTGCCTCATTCCTTCAAG ATGCACTCTTCCATGTGCTTAGAGTTAAAGAACTTAGTTGATAGTATCATGAGCATCTTTCCTGATATAGAAGATGCTCGACCCGGATCCTCCTCAGGGATACAGACTCTATGTTTGCTCAACAAAGCTTTGGAGAAAGCTAAGCTGCTTCTTCAGTACTGCAGCGAATCCAGCAAACTCTACATG GCAGTAACAGGAGATGGTATACTCTCAAGAGGTTGTAGAGCCAAGAAGTTATTAGAGCAAAGCTTATCTGACATCAGAAGCATG ATAACTCAAATAGTCCAAGATCTGAGATCAACTGTGTTGTCTCTTGAACcatctgaagaagaagctggGAAAGCTGTTAGAGAACTGATGCAGCTGGGCACATCTTCTCCTGATGAGATTAGAGATTTCCATTATGCAGCGGTGAAGCTCCATCTTTCAACTCCTGAGGCAATTGTGATTGAGAGAAGATCCTTAAAGTCGCTTTTAGTGAAACTAGGGGACAAGAGACAGGTTCTGAAGTATCTTCTCTGTCTTTTAAAGAAGCATGAGGAGATCATTTTGAGAGATAACTCTTTCACGCAGCTTCAGTCTGTTGATGATCTTGTGTGTGCTAGTGCTGTAGAAGCCGGGTGTACTGACTTCAACTCAAGCTTCTCGACTGAATCAGGAACTGAAGTCACAGACTCTACTCACAGGGAGGTGGAGATAGGCTCTCTCTCTTCCCTCTTGAAGATGGCAGAGTCTGGAGCAGACCATCTCCAGGAAGACGCTATGAACACACTCAAGAGCCTCTCCTCGAGCAACGAGATTTGTCTGGAAATGGTTTCTCTCGGTTTCGTCAAGAAACTCACATCTTTCTTGCAACAAAGCGTGTTCAGCAAGCAATCGATCATCATTCTAAGGAACCTCTGCAACACGGAGAAAGGAAGGGTTTGTATAACGGAAACACCTGGTTGTTTAGCTTCAATAGCTGAACTGCTGGACTCAGATGTTACCGAGGAGCAAGAGAATACAATCTCCATCCTCTTACTTCTTTGTGTGGAGAAGATAGAGTATTGCAGCCTTGTTGTGAGAGAGGGCGTTGATATTTACTCATCTCTTTTCTTGATATCCAACAATGGAACGGAGGAAGCCAAGGTTGGTGCATCAGAGTTGCTTAGAGCTCTTGAAGAAGTAGATTCCAACAGTCCTCCAGAAGGTGCAACTACTTCACAGGCTGTTATTACTCCAGTTAAGCATCAAGAACCGATGCTAACAACTCCATCTCTGAAGAAGTCTGGTCTTTTTGGACTCAGATTCCCATTCTCAAGTAGAAGAAACGTTTGTTAG
- the LOC103862476 gene encoding U-box domain-containing protein 5 isoform X1 translates to MGIDITTRIEKLPHSFKMHSSMCLELKNLVDSIMSIFPDIEDARPGSSSGIQTLCLLNKALEKAKLLLQYCSESSKLYMAVTGDGILSRGCRAKKLLEQSLSDIRSMVPTVLAIKITQIVQDLRSTVLSLEPSEEEAGKAVRELMQLGTSSPDEIRDFHYAAVKLHLSTPEAIVIERRSLKSLLVKLGDKRQVLKYLLCLLKKHEEIILRDNSFTQLQSVDDLVCASAVEAGCTDFNSSFSTESGTEVTDSTHREVEIGSLSSLLKMAESGADHLQEDAMNTLKSLSSSNEICLEMVSLGFVKKLTSFLQQSVFSKQSIIILRNLCNTEKGRVCITETPGCLASIAELLDSDVTEEQENTISILLLLCVEKIEYCSLVVREGVDIYSSLFLISNNGTEEAKVGASELLRALEEVDSNSPPEGATTSQAVITPVKHQEPMLTTPSLKKSGLFGLRFPFSSRRNVC, encoded by the exons ATGGGAATTGACATCACTACCCGGATAGAGAAGTTGCCTCATTCCTTCAAG ATGCACTCTTCCATGTGCTTAGAGTTAAAGAACTTAGTTGATAGTATCATGAGCATCTTTCCTGATATAGAAGATGCTCGACCCGGATCCTCCTCAGGGATACAGACTCTATGTTTGCTCAACAAAGCTTTGGAGAAAGCTAAGCTGCTTCTTCAGTACTGCAGCGAATCCAGCAAACTCTACATG GCAGTAACAGGAGATGGTATACTCTCAAGAGGTTGTAGAGCCAAGAAGTTATTAGAGCAAAGCTTATCTGACATCAGAAGCATGGTACCAACTGTTTTGGCTATTAAG ATAACTCAAATAGTCCAAGATCTGAGATCAACTGTGTTGTCTCTTGAACcatctgaagaagaagctggGAAAGCTGTTAGAGAACTGATGCAGCTGGGCACATCTTCTCCTGATGAGATTAGAGATTTCCATTATGCAGCGGTGAAGCTCCATCTTTCAACTCCTGAGGCAATTGTGATTGAGAGAAGATCCTTAAAGTCGCTTTTAGTGAAACTAGGGGACAAGAGACAGGTTCTGAAGTATCTTCTCTGTCTTTTAAAGAAGCATGAGGAGATCATTTTGAGAGATAACTCTTTCACGCAGCTTCAGTCTGTTGATGATCTTGTGTGTGCTAGTGCTGTAGAAGCCGGGTGTACTGACTTCAACTCAAGCTTCTCGACTGAATCAGGAACTGAAGTCACAGACTCTACTCACAGGGAGGTGGAGATAGGCTCTCTCTCTTCCCTCTTGAAGATGGCAGAGTCTGGAGCAGACCATCTCCAGGAAGACGCTATGAACACACTCAAGAGCCTCTCCTCGAGCAACGAGATTTGTCTGGAAATGGTTTCTCTCGGTTTCGTCAAGAAACTCACATCTTTCTTGCAACAAAGCGTGTTCAGCAAGCAATCGATCATCATTCTAAGGAACCTCTGCAACACGGAGAAAGGAAGGGTTTGTATAACGGAAACACCTGGTTGTTTAGCTTCAATAGCTGAACTGCTGGACTCAGATGTTACCGAGGAGCAAGAGAATACAATCTCCATCCTCTTACTTCTTTGTGTGGAGAAGATAGAGTATTGCAGCCTTGTTGTGAGAGAGGGCGTTGATATTTACTCATCTCTTTTCTTGATATCCAACAATGGAACGGAGGAAGCCAAGGTTGGTGCATCAGAGTTGCTTAGAGCTCTTGAAGAAGTAGATTCCAACAGTCCTCCAGAAGGTGCAACTACTTCACAGGCTGTTATTACTCCAGTTAAGCATCAAGAACCGATGCTAACAACTCCATCTCTGAAGAAGTCTGGTCTTTTTGGACTCAGATTCCCATTCTCAAGTAGAAGAAACGTTTGTTAG